Proteins co-encoded in one Lacerta agilis isolate rLacAgi1 chromosome 6, rLacAgi1.pri, whole genome shotgun sequence genomic window:
- the RPF1 gene encoding ribosome production factor 1 has protein sequence MAGIPGKGKKRQKEQHDAERTSEGLGPEGGQGSAPEQGQVLFPPSFSVSEIKNKQRRHFMFLRWKQQQRKEKLAIKKKRKKEREALGDKAPPKPVPKTIENQRVYDETTVDPNDEEVTLDEATDEFAPYFNRQTVPKILITTSDRPRGRTVRFCEQLSTCIPNSHVYYRRGLALKRIIPQCISRDFTDLIVINEDRKVPNGLVLSHLPEGPTAHFRMSSVRLRKEIKRKGKAPSEHQPEIILNNFTTRLGHSIGRMFASLFPHDPQFVGRQVATFHNQRDYIFFRFHRYIFKNEKRVAIQELGPRFTLKLRSLQKGTFDSKFGEYEWIHKRREMDTSRRKFHL, from the exons GCGCCCCCGAGCAGGGCCAGGTCCTGTTCCCGCCGTCTTTCAGCGTCTCGGAAATCAAGAACAAGCAGCGGCGCCATTTCATGTTTCTGcgctggaagcagcagcaaaggaag GAGAAATtagccattaagaaaaagaggaaaaaggagCGAGAAGCACTTGGAGACAAG gCACCACCAAAGCCAGTACCAAAGACAATTGAAAACCAGCGTGTATATGATGAAACCACAGTTGATCCAAACGATGAAGAG GTTACTTTGGATGAAGCTACAGATGAATTTGCACCCTATTTCAACAGGCAGACGGTTCCAAAGATTCTTATCACGACATCTGACAGGCCCCGTGGg agaacTGTGAGATTCTGTGAACAGTTATCAACTTGTATTCCGAATTCACATGTTTACTATCGAAGAGGACTGGCTCTAAAAAGAATTATTCCACAGTGTATCTCTAGGGACTTCACAGATCTGATTGTTATTAATGAAGATCGTAAAGTACCAA ATGGGCTTGTGTTAAGTCACTTGCCTGAAGGTCCAACTGCTCATTTTAGGATGAGTAGTGTTCGTCTGCGTAAAGAAATAAAG CGAAAAGGAAAAGCTCCCTCAGAACATCAGCCTGAAATAATCCTGAACAACTTTACAACACGATTGGGCCATTCCATTGGGCGGATGTTTGCTTCTTTATTCCCTCATGACCCTCAGTTCGTCGGTAGACAAGTAGCTACATTTCACAATCAGCGTGACTATATATTTTTCAGATTCCATAG ATACATCTTCAAAAATGAGAAAAGGGTGGCAATTCAAGAACTGGGCCCACGTTTTACCCTGAAATTAAGGTCTCTTCAAAAGGGAACGTTTGATTCTAAATTTGGCGAATATGAATGGATTCACAAG CGCCGTGAAATGGACACAAGTCGAAGAAAATTCCACCTATAA